The following coding sequences lie in one Peribacillus frigoritolerans genomic window:
- a CDS encoding TraR/DksA C4-type zinc finger protein, translated as MLSNQQLKEFQQQLQQTKQELEERLNDSGNHDLRRSLEDSTGELSSYDNHPGDEGTELYEREKDLALSEHDRDEIRDIERALSAIEAGEYGKCEVCSKEIPLERLKAIPTTTYCVEHTPSQETSDNRPVEEEVLGPPFGKFDYDDRHESVAYDAEDSWQDVASYGTSESPSDFVNPPNDYEDMYVESEENVGYVENYENFVGVDMYGKEITVYPNSQYEELKEELFEENIQTSFGDLPRYEHDPYVDDEKD; from the coding sequence ATGCTATCCAATCAGCAGCTAAAAGAATTTCAACAGCAATTGCAGCAAACGAAGCAAGAGTTGGAAGAGCGATTAAATGATTCAGGCAACCACGATTTAAGAAGAAGCCTGGAGGATTCTACTGGTGAGTTATCAAGTTACGATAATCATCCCGGAGATGAAGGAACCGAGTTATATGAACGGGAAAAGGATTTGGCCCTTTCCGAGCATGATCGGGATGAAATAAGGGATATTGAACGAGCGCTTTCTGCGATCGAGGCAGGTGAGTATGGAAAATGCGAGGTCTGTTCCAAGGAAATACCTCTTGAACGTTTGAAAGCAATCCCTACAACGACTTATTGTGTCGAGCATACCCCATCACAGGAAACTTCGGACAATCGGCCGGTGGAAGAGGAAGTGCTCGGTCCTCCATTTGGAAAGTTTGATTATGATGACCGGCATGAATCGGTTGCGTACGATGCGGAAGATTCTTGGCAGGATGTTGCCAGTTATGGAACATCTGAATCGCCTTCCGATTTTGTAAATCCGCCAAACGATTATGAAGATATGTATGTCGAGTCCGAAGAAAATGTGGGATATGTCGAGAATTATGAAAATTTCGTTGGTGTGGATATGTACGGTAAGGAAATAACGGTTTATCCGAACTCGCAATATGAAGAATTGAAGGAAGAACTTTTTGAGGAGAATATTCAAACCTCATTTGGGGATTTGCCCCGATATGAGCATGATCCTTATGTGGATGATGAAAAAGATTGA
- a CDS encoding DUF1871 family protein, producing MDTQQMNLALVAVLQEWDPFKIGWDLYEPEIADTVVAIRDIDDPKELAEKIKSIYEFAFDESIQMEKCLEVARKLLIIKNEASCSI from the coding sequence ATGGATACACAGCAAATGAATTTAGCGTTGGTTGCCGTTTTGCAAGAATGGGACCCTTTCAAGATAGGGTGGGATCTATATGAGCCGGAAATTGCCGATACGGTCGTAGCAATCCGGGATATAGATGACCCAAAGGAACTGGCGGAAAAAATAAAATCCATTTACGAGTTCGCGTTCGATGAATCCATTCAGATGGAAAAGTGCCTGGAAGTTGCACGAAAGCTGCTCATCATAAAAAATGAAGCCAGCTGTTCGATATAA
- a CDS encoding MalY/PatB family protein yields MDILNKSIFEEQINRENSGSAKWDKNFLTSLYGREDVLPMWVADMDFPSPEGIQKALMERLNHPIFGYTVPSETVFTEIQSWLKDRHSWQIDKKWISFSSGVVSAIGTTIQAFTNPGDKILLQSPVYTPFFDMIKNNDREVVNSPLIIEKDRFEIDFTDFEDKLKSGVKLFLFCSPHNPGGRVWTKDELLRIGELCEKYDVVIVSDEIHADLFHTTSRHYPIGSLSEKLADMTVTLMAPSKTFNIAGLQASFLITSNEKLQKQLQKAQTKLAFHGLNIFALTAMEAAYREGLEWLENMIGYIEENIKVAEEFIAAEIPSLHVMHPEASYLLWIDCRDLGLTDKEIKDRLIHQGKLALEPGSKYGPGGEGFVRMNLGCSRSVMMDGLNRLKLAFS; encoded by the coding sequence GTGGATATTTTGAACAAGTCAATATTTGAAGAACAAATTAACAGGGAAAATTCAGGGTCTGCAAAATGGGATAAAAACTTCCTTACATCCTTATATGGGCGCGAGGATGTTCTGCCAATGTGGGTTGCCGATATGGACTTCCCATCTCCTGAGGGCATTCAAAAGGCATTGATGGAACGCTTGAATCATCCAATTTTCGGCTATACCGTCCCTTCTGAAACGGTTTTCACTGAAATTCAAAGCTGGCTTAAAGACCGGCACTCCTGGCAAATCGATAAGAAGTGGATTTCATTCAGCTCCGGCGTCGTTTCCGCAATCGGTACAACGATCCAAGCATTCACGAACCCGGGCGATAAAATACTGTTACAATCTCCCGTCTATACCCCATTTTTTGATATGATCAAAAATAATGACCGGGAAGTGGTCAATAGTCCCCTTATCATAGAAAAGGACCGCTTTGAGATTGATTTCACTGATTTTGAGGACAAGCTGAAAAGCGGAGTGAAATTATTCCTTTTTTGCAGTCCGCATAACCCTGGCGGACGCGTTTGGACAAAGGACGAACTCTTACGGATCGGGGAGCTATGTGAAAAATATGATGTAGTCATCGTCAGTGATGAGATACATGCTGACTTATTCCATACAACATCAAGGCATTATCCGATCGGCTCGCTTTCAGAAAAATTAGCGGATATGACCGTTACATTGATGGCGCCAAGCAAAACATTCAATATTGCCGGCCTTCAGGCTTCATTCCTGATCACAAGTAATGAAAAATTGCAGAAGCAATTGCAAAAGGCGCAAACGAAACTGGCCTTCCATGGTCTTAACATCTTTGCTTTAACAGCAATGGAAGCCGCATATCGGGAGGGCTTGGAATGGCTTGAAAACATGATCGGCTACATTGAGGAGAATATAAAAGTGGCAGAGGAATTCATTGCAGCCGAAATTCCTTCACTGCATGTCATGCATCCGGAAGCCTCTTACCTTTTATGGATTGACTGCCGTGACCTTGGATTGACCGACAAGGAAATCAAGGATCGACTTATCCATCAAGGGAAGCTCGCATTGGAGCCTGGTTCTAAATACGGACCTGGCGGAGAAGGTTTCGTCCGAATGAATCTCGGTTGTTCACGCAGCGTCATGATGGATGGGCTAAACCGTTTGAAATTGGCTTTTTCTTAA